The DNA region TGtgttaaattatttttgttttgtagattttatttgtgccaaagtgtttttcagttattttgtgcataataaatgtaaataactgAATAGCTGCTGTatcagaataaaaaatattcatgtgtttttaaggaaaatgtcattttcattacatttcataatCTCAAGTCCCAAATCTAGCAGTTTACATGAAGCAGCGCTGTCAGTGACCTACAGTCATATTTCGATCTATTTTGACCTTGAATACATATTCACAAAAcccaaatgaaaataattaggtCTATTTTACATGATTTCACCGATTTTACCTgttaaaagcaaaaatatatCCACTGGTGACACTTTGCACAGTTCACCTGCCCTTCGTGACCCCTGGgagtgaaaaaaacatttttgccaGTTGTTGAACAGGACTGCCACCTAGTGGCTGCTAACTTCAAGTACAATAACAAGACGTTTTACTTCCGGATCGTCTTCCGTGGTTCGCGTGCTCGTCGTTGAGACAATCTgtaggtgtttgtttgtttgtgtgtctgtctcgGGATGTATCGTCAGCCTGTGCTGAAGAACAGGCGCACTCTCCTCGAGAGAGCAGAGAAGTTCATCTCTGATATTTATTTCAGAGACTGCAATCTGAGAGGACGGTAAGGCTCCTTTCATACAGctgcactgactgactgagctgaactgaacagTGAAGTACAGTGGACCAAACATGCTGCTGTCTCTGCCTTTGTTATCCGTAACGCACATTATGTTGCTCACAGTGTGTCTTTGTAGATCATTACCATTCTGCAAGATAGTGTAAATAACATGTATTTATGATACCCAGTAGTAAGTTAATGCAAACTAAATGGGAAACTTGCATTAAGGTCCACTCTGTTGTAAAATAGATTACCTTATATACAGCTACACTGTCCACACTATAGTgtagttaatgtgtgtgtacttgcagACTGCACATCGACCAGACATGCAGAGCATCACAGTGTGAATGGGTCTTTTGGGTTTTTCCTTGTCTGAATTTAGGCAAAGCCGTTTGAGGCAGATTGTGATTTTGGTCCATATGAAGAAGTTTGACTTGACTTATTGAATGATTATTCTCTGCAGACTCTATGGACACTCGTGCCCGCTGGAgtccctcacctccttcttgTCCTCAAAACGGATCTCATTCACGGAAGCGTCCAAGCAGAACTTTGCACCTCATAAAGTGGGGGATACCTTTGGACCAACGTAAGTAATATTGTCTGATTTTATCACCCTCAGATCTGTTATTCACTCACATCTTGGCAATAACCCAAGCTTGATGCTTGTTGAAGGTGGTGGACTTGCTGGTTTAAAGTGACCCTGAAAATCCCAGAGTCCTGGAGAGGGAAAGAAGTTCATCTTCTGTGGGAAAGTGATGGAGAAGCCATGGTTTGGAGAGATGAACAGCCAGTTCAGGTAATGTCGCAGCAGTTTTATTTAAGTCAGACTAGATTAAAGAGCCAAAATTCTGTTAAACACATGCCTAGATTTCATTGGGATATGTAATGTGGATTTGTAGGGCCTGACTAAAGAGGGTGAAAAGACGAGTTACATCCTCTCTGATTGTCTAAAAGATGAAGAGCCGCACAGGTCAGTTAACTGAATCATGAGCTCATTGCTGCTTCTGTGACCAACAACAGTTTACTGAGCTCTCAATTCAAATGTGCATATTCTCTCTTGTTCTTTAGCGTCACCCTTTATGTAGAGGTGGCCTGTAATGGGCTTTTTGGAGCTGGTCAAGGGTCCATGATTGCAGCCCCAGATCCGAACAGGAAGTTTTCTCTACAGAAGGCTGAGCTGGTGGTATTTAACCGGGATGTACGGGAGCTGCTGACTGACTTTGAGATGCTGATTGACATCGTAAAGGTACAGTCACACAATATGGTACATGTTGGTACATTGCTTTACTTTAGTTGAAGTTTAATGAAAGGGATGAACATAAacttctgctgtttcttttctcttccttcacAGGAACTCGGAGAGGGAGAGCAGCGAGGCTACCAGGCACTCTTCATTGTCAATGAGATGGTGAACCTGTGTGATCCCTCCGATCCCAGCTCCTTCTCCAAAGCACACAGTCTGGCTCACAACTTCTTCAGCCAGCGGAACGGACAGAGCCAGCACATTGTTCATGCGATGGGTCACTGCCACATAGACTCAGGTCTCAGTTTAATGTCTATCTTTGAACGGTGCAGGGAGTCGATCCgcaacactttttttgtttctaaacAAAATTTGTCTGTGAAAAACAGCTGGTGTCGAATGCTTGTTCAGATTTGTAGTCTTGATCATGTATTCATTAATTAgatatttaatgatttaaatcataattttgccAGTTTGGCTATTTTATGTAGGCAACAATCTTCTCTGGCTGCTAGTGTTTATCGTAGGAGAAGTATGGAAATTGTTTTGGTATCTGTACTGAAACTCAGGTATCATATCAGCCGTAGTTGGAAAACAATACCAAAAAAAGGATGCTCTGTCCTATTTTTGAAGTAGAAAACTAATAGAAATTGCACATAAAATCTAGcagttttgccattttttttcaaatcagttAAAATTTGTGACTGCAGCCTGGCTGTGGCCCTACGAAGAGACCATCCGCAAATGTGGCCGAAGCTGGGTGACAGTGATCCGTTTAATGGAGAAGAACccagagtttgtttttacttgctCTCAGGTAAATTCCAGCTAATACAGTTTTGTATGCGTCGTGAAAGTTCGGCATATCTGAGCAGTCCTCTTCAGTTTTGACCTTCTTGCTTTTTGTCCAGGCCCAGCAGTTCCAGTGGGTAAAGAGCTGGTATCCAGGACTCTTCTCCCAGATTCAGCATTACATCAAGAAAGGCCAGTTCATTCCAGTGGGAGGAACGTGGGTGGAAATGGTAAACCATTCATGTGTCTTATGAATTTAATCATATTATTGATGCTGCTGCCATTAAGCCCTTTTATCCTGAGTTAAGATGTACTAATTCCATGTTTGCCTGTCAGGATGGCAATCTGCCTTCAGGTGAGTCCATGGTTCGTCAGTTTCTGGAAGGCCAGCGCTTCTTCAAGCACGAGTTTGGGATCCATTGCAATGAGGTAGGGATTCATAAGAAATGTCTACATGACCTGAGTTGACCTCTGTATATAATGTCTGCTACATTTGTGGCCACTTTTTCATCACAAATACATAATTTAAGgatcttttctctgttctctttagTTCTGGCTTCCAGATACATTTGGCTACTCTGCCCAACTTCCTCAAATAATGCAGGGCTGTGGCATTTCCAATTTCTTGACACAGAAGCTCAGCTGGAACCTGGTCAACACCTTCCCTGTAAGTAGGGTACCTAGGCActaggtttaaaaaaacaaatgggttGAAAAGTTTTGATTTTCAGTGTTGCTTTCTCTTTCCCGAAGCACAACACGTTTTTCTGGGAAGGTCTTGATGGCTCCAAGGTTTTAACTCACTTCCCTCCAGGAAATTCCTATGAAATGAAGGGCAAGGTTGAAGATGTGAGTTTTTGGTTTACAGTACACACAACTTGGTGAATGTTGAGTCTGTGAAGAGAGTATTTTCAATCCTCAAGCCAAGCTTACATTCGTCTGGGTTTTCTCTGCCCACAGCTGGTGAAAACTGTGAAGAATAACAAAGACAAGGGCAGAGCCAACCACAGTGCAGTGTTGTACGGTTTTGGGGACGGAGGAGGTGGACCCACACAGCTGATGCTAGACAGGCTACACCGGGTTCAGGACACAGATGGACTTCCCAAGTCAGTTCCTGTCCCACACTTTCAGTCCAAACTGCGGTGGATAAGCTTCCCATGAAAAAATTAGTCATGAGTTTTATATTCACTTTTCCTGCAATGTTGGATTAATGACGTTTTCAAAAGGGTGTTCCAGCATGTAGGCAGTGGACTCCAAGCTTGTTAAAAGGATATGAGTCTACTGATGTCATTGTGGTGTGGTTTTACAATACTAgacaatacaatataatgttTTAGTCAGAATGAATAATAAAGGTGGAACCAGAGACGTCGTTGGTCACTTCCTTCTCCAATTCTTGTGTATTCCTCAGGGTCCACACGTCCAGTCCTGACGAGCTTTTCTCTCGGCTTCGGGCTGACTCAGCTCTGCTTTGTACTTGGACTGGAGAGCTCTTCCTGGAGCTGCACAACGGCACCTACACCACACAGGCACAGGTAGAATAAAAATCTTTTCAGAGCCCTCATTataaaaggaaattaaactTTGCCTTAACAAACCTAGTAGGATTTCtctgaaaaaaaggaagaaaatccaagtgcacacacaggttagaaaagacaaagaacaagaATAGTAGGCATAAGAAAACTATAAGCATATATGCAGGGTGTAGGCATAATTACCACTAACACCTTGCAAAATAATACAGTCCCACACACCACAAAATAAGCACAAATGAGAGGAAAAGCGTCATACTTGTGCAGGAAAAGTCGGATAAAAATACTACGAACTATAAAGGtgttaaaatgattaaaaatgttttttactcTTTGATAAAGTGCACTTCTTTTCGTGCTTGCTTTGTTCTTTCCAGATTAAACGAGGGAACCGCCAGTGTGAGACGCTGCTTCATGACATTGAGATAGCCAGCAGCTTGGCGCTGTGTCGGGACGGGGCCTTTCAGTATCCTGTGACAAAACTGCAGGAGCTCTGGAGGTCCAGACACTATTAATGTTTGATGATgagcatgaataaataaaaggtcCCTGTTGTTACAGAATGAAAATGGTTTCTTTGATTCTTCCATTACAGGCTGCTTCTTCTAAACCAGTTCCATGACGTGATTCCCGGCAGCTGTATAGAGATGGTTGTGGAGGATGCACTCCGGTATTATGAAGGTACCGTGTTCAGTAGCTTTCCATTCATATCAGAGCCATATAGTTACGttgttttccaaaataaaaagtacatcATCCTGTGTTTTAGATATCCGTAGTGATGGTGCTACACTACTGCATGACGCCTGTGGAGCCCTGGGGTCAAAGGGCAACTCCGCTGGTGTGTTCAACTCTCTGCCATGGGAGCGCCATGAAGTCATCCAGATTCAAGATGGTGCTGGTAAACCTGGTCTGGGTATGTTAGATATTCACAGTATTTATGTTGTTGCCTTCCAAACTACAACTGCATATCTGATGCTCTGTGGtatctgttgttgttctgcagCTCTGGTGAGAGTTCCCAGCATCGGTTTGTCTCCTGCCAAGGACACAAAACCTGTGGCTCCGGTCTCTGTCACTGTCCAAGTATGGACTCTATATAGAGAACCTCTGATTAATTTAGCTATGTTGTAATTTAATTTGGCTAACTGAGACGTTGTGCAACATCACAGGCCGACGGCACTGTCCTCATGGAGAACGGGATTTTACGGACTGTCGTAAACAAAGATGGCACTTTGGCGTCACTGTATTTGATCAATGCAAACAGGTACTGTATTGTATGTACCTGTGTATTTTCAACTGTAGCATTAACATGAATTAATTAACATCTGTCTCACCACTCTGCTGGTTTCAGAGAAGCCATCTCTGACAGCTGTCATGGGAACCAGTTTGTCATGTTTGATGATGTCCCTCTGTACTGGGATGCTTGGGATGTAATGGACTACCATCTGCAGACAAGGTGACCGTCACTACTTTTACCAGTAACCTTGATACACGTCACTGTATTTGCAGTTGTTGTAGATATCAATATGAAAGACCTAACTACAGAATTGACCCTATAGGAAGCCGGTGCTGCAGGTGGTGCAGCCTGTTCATGTGGTGTCCTCTGATGGGCTCCGGGGCAGTGTCAGCTTCACCCTCAGGATCAGTGACAAGAGCACTATCACACAGGAGATTGTCATGGACGCCATGTGTCCTTACATCAAGTTCAACACGGAGGTACTCTGTAGCATTTATGTTAGCCAGAGAAATCTGCTCCAACTGTATTCTTCAGTACCAAAGAAATATCCTAATGTTGCATTCTCCAATTTCAGGTGAAGTGGGCAGAGTCGCACAAGTTTCTTAAGGTGGAATTCCCCGTGCGAGTACACAGTCCCAATGCTACATATGAGATCCAGTTTGGCCATCTGCAGAGACCCACACACAGGAACACTTCATGGGACTGGGCCAGATTTGAGGTACAACACTGTGGAATCAACTGTACAAGTAAGATGTTCAGCTGATCTCCACAACACCAAGTGTCCTGTTTTGGCCCCTGCACACCTAAACTGTAGGACAAAAGATGTCAGTGATGCTGTTGAAATGCTTCGTATTGTCTTTGCTGATTCTCAttgtggtttcattttcagGTTTGGGGTCACAAATGGGCCGATTTGTCGGAGCACAATTTTGGAGTTGCACTGCTGAATGACTGCAAATACGGCTATTCAGTCCACAGGAACACTATGACGCTGTCCCTGTGAGGTTTCCCACTGTGCACATGCAACAGTAACACAAACAGTGCAATTCAATACAGTAACACAAACAGTGCAATTCAATTTCACCAAATTTAAAGAATCCTTGCATCTAACAGCAGATGTCTTTGTCTTAGACTGAGAGCACCAAAGGCCCCAGATGTTAATGCTGACATGGGGACTCATCAGTTCACCTACGCAATCATGCCACACACAGGTAggatttcattgtttttgaaaataactTGTTCtcattaaacttttaaactCATCGTTTATTTTTTGTGTTGTGATAAAGGAGCCTTCCAAGATGCCTCTGTCATCCAGTGCGCGTACAACCTGAACTTCCCTTTGAGGTCAATCCAGTGCACTCCTGACACTGTGCCCTGGAGTGCCTTTTCCATCAGCAGTGCAGCAGTCATCCTTGAGACCATTAAACAGGTATCCCATTAAATGCTGTGCTTTACCTAACTTGGCTTTATCCGCTCAGACTGTTAACGACTGTTTGCTCTATTTAACCTAAATAGGCTGAGGACAGGAAGGGGGCACTTGTAGTCCGACTTTATGAGTCACACAGGAGCAGCGTGACTGCAACTCTCCGCACTGCCCTTCCAGTCAGGGAAGCCTGGCagtgagtatttctatttttaaagtgtttacTACTGTCTGgtattgttttatgttgtattgTCTTagaacaaaacttttttttccctccctctttcagtTGTGATCTCTTGGAGACACAAGACCCCACCCAGCCAGCACACATTACGTCAGAGGGGATCACTCTGAAGTTCAACCCCTTTCAAATTGTGTCACTTCTGCTCATCTTGTGATGTATATGGCATTATACCGAGCTTCAGGGCAgtcacaaataaaatgaatacaaacactTTGATCTTAAGGGTAGAAACTAGTTAAATGCTATAAAATGTATCATCCAGTGCTGCTCTATTGACAGTTTATTAAAAGATGGGCATCTTTTTGAGCTACTCAGTGATGACTATTTGCCAAATATAATGTGATTATTTTGCATCAAATCAATAAACAGTTGTAGAACTTTTGTAGAAACaggttttattaaaaaaatatttaatagtataaaaacataaaacagtccCACAGAGTGGtttgtcccttttttgtttttatttgctgttcTGTCTGGTCACTCTCCCACTCCGCCTCTGTGGACCTGCAACAAAGGATGACCATGAGATTAATACTTTTTCAATACTCCGCCcagtagaaaaaaaactttgagaGACTATTGTGAGCTCACCGGCCGTCGTTGGCTCTGcactgctgctcttcctcctacGTGCACttgatttcttttcatgctGAGGTGTGTTTACTTCCTGGGTCTTTCTTCTCTTGGATCCGGCTTCCTTTGGATGtgcattcttttctttttttggcgTTTGGCTCACGGTTTTTCGTTCAGCcacctttttctttgttgtgcTTCCAGATCGACTCCTGGCTGCCTAATGAAATCAAACTGGTGTTAAGACTGACTTCTTTGGAGTTCATCATTTGtcaagcaacaaaaaaaaagaaaaaaagtttatacctttttcttgtctgtgtaATCATGGTCATCttctttctttgctctcttttttgCCTTGGGTGACTTTGAATCTATTGTGTGAGAAAGATCGGACACCTGTTTAGTCAGATGCATTGACTATTCTCAGACACATTTCAGCTTAAGTCCTCAGTTTCATGTATTCAAAGTATTACGTACCTTTAGGCGCCATGGGGCCCGGTTCTCCCTGAAATTAGAACAGTGAGTATTGGTATCAGTGATATAGCAATTCCTGTTTCAGAGATTAAAAGGATTTTCCTTTAACTCACTTTGAACCACATAGTTCTGCCATTGTGGTCCCGGATAGATTTCATTCCATCCACGTAGTAACACTGCAGCCAGGCCTCAAAGTCTGAGTAGTCTGCCTTCTCGGGATCGTAGCCCTTTCCACCTAAGTCACAACATGTGACAAAAAACAGGAATTGTATTCTCTCTGAGCCTTTCACTCAAAATGAAAGTTTGAGTTTCAGAGTGGAGCAGACCATAAATACATGATGACCCACCCATGCTCACCACCTCCAGAGGTACCGTATGACACAGTCTGAGCAGGTCGCCTGTCTCCCCTTTCTCCGTCTTCTGTTTAGCCATGTCTGAGGTCTTGTAAccagaagaaagaaaggcacTGTTAGAAAATACAAAGCGGTTAGGGTTGAGTGTCTGATGATGTGTTCATCTGTTTGGGTTCATTCACCTTCAAGTCTTTAATCTCATTTTTCACAGGCTTGTCATTCTCACATAAATCTTCTGACTCAAGGATTTCCAGTACACTCCGGGCAGGCACAAAGGGTGGGATGTTCAacctaaaaaaaagaaacactacTTTAGACCCATTCTTTTGTAAAACAAGAAGgctcttttgttttcaaagcGTGTCTGAATCATTACGCCTCCCCACAGGCAGCAAGAAACCAAGAAGTGAAAGAAAGCCATTCATTTTATATCTGAGGGAAACCGACCTTGAAACTCATGAGAGCTGGTACTGTGTTTTGGTCACAATTTTCAACAATGTAAAACACGTCGTCgatgtttttctttataatCAGATCCTCACAGGAAAATAACTTTACAGAGatatcagaaatgttttttctagTCTTCCCAGCACTAACACAAAGCTGCTAGCCTTCTtgtaactgttgtttttgtttaaactttTCTTAAAGTACATAGACCTACTGTTAATCAAGGTCCGTCATTACCTGGCTTCATGCTGTATGtgactgttttctttaattttttgttctttgtaaCAACTGGTTACATCTGGCAAGGTACTACAGATGCAAACTAGATATAAGAGAACATCTACAGAAATATCTGTACGCACTGAAAAAGTATCTGTATGCACTGACACAACTTTTTCTCTTCCAATACTGATTCTGATAAAAAGTACCAATCTGAGACCAGCACTTTCTTTTGCCCTAAACTTGACATCTGTGTACGTCACCACGTGGAACTCCTTGGGGCCATTTTTATGAAAGGTTACATGAGGCCAAGGATTGCTCTGGCACTGAAAACTGAGGAAACTTCAgattttataatgacattgaAGAAACTAAatcacagctgaaatgattagttgttCAACAGTAACATTAATtggcaaccattttgataatcaattgtcttttttcaaacagaaatgccaaatattcactGGCTCCCGCTTTGTGAggattgtgaggatttgctgcttttctgaactgaatatttctgggttttagAATGTTGATCtatattttatgacattttataaactaaacaataaaaaaagcagcagataaatccataattaaaatgtgtaaaagtgttaGTTACAGCCTTAAATTTGAAGCGGATGGTCATGTCATGGCTGATACTCGTCAGTATCAGTGAATCCCTGCTGCATAGCTGTATAATGTGCAATCTGAATAGGTCTGAGGGTTGTGCGTGTTTATCACCTGAAAAGGATTTCAGCCCTCAGGTAGTTCCCGATACCGTTGAAGTACTTCTGATTGAGCAGAGCCTCACAGATGGGCCTATCAAAGGCGCGGTCGGACAGGTGCGTCACAACGTTCTCCCTGCAAAATGATTACCTGgtcagtgacagtgatgatgtGGTTGAGCAGGTGGCTCAGGTGACTCTCTCAGCATTACTAACCTGAACTTTTGGTACTCGAACATGATGCAGGGCCCTCTGCTAGGCTGCCACGCCCCATTGGACTGCCAGCTGCCAAACCTACGTGCATCTACAAAGCTCAGCACTCTGCAGGGCTTCTCTTTGGAATAAAAACGCAGATGGGCGTGTTTGGGCAGCTCATCCTCAGTGGTGAAGCGGAAATAACCCGACATCCCGAAGCGAAAGACTACGTCCATGGGCTGGTCTGCCTGTCCTGCCCTCACTCTATGTTTTGGGTCGTCACTCTTCATGGGCGTCAGTGTGAGCTTCACTTCCTTCCCTCTGGAAGTGGCTGCGATGCAATAGGCCTCACAGGTGAAGGGCACATCAGGACTCTTGCTGACCTCAGATTTTCTGACCGGTCCAGTAAACACCACTCcattacacattttgttcacatAAAGGCTGGCCAGGTGGAGCTCTGGTCCCTCGGGCATTTTGATGGAACAAGGACGCTGTGCTGCAACTGCAAGAGAATAAAGTGTCCGAGCAAAGATTACATCACAATATATCATCCCTGGCTGTAGCTACCTTTGAGCACAATGAGGACGTGGGTCTCTGTTTTTAGCAACATGGAGAGAGTTTACATCCTACAATTAAAAACGGGGGTATTATATAAGCTTATTCCAGTATTTAAACACTCAATATGTTTAAGGGTGGCAAGATAATATGAATGCAGGCTTCAACTTTTCTCCCCCGGGTTTGTATTCCTGAGTGTGGAGGGAGCTTTGAAACAACGTTTAGGCCTTGATGTTGAGAAATAATGAGTTACACTCTCTGTACATTTGAACAGTTAACTAGATGAATtatagacaaaaacaaaccatgaaGAAAAAGACTTTGGTTTATGTTATTTTTCCAAAGAGTGATGGGGGGGTGttgaatgacctcagaattcctGGAAACATAAAGCACCACCACAGACCACAGACAGAGACGCACACCAAAGCATGCACATCgaccacacaacacacactcagaccaTAAGCATTACATTACAGTCTTACACGACACAACATGGTCCACGTCAATGCTTAGATTTAACATTATACACATTCTGCAACAGAATACACAATATGACACATCTACAGCCACCACCATGTTAATGATGTAACTCTGGATTAACCATTATGTTTCTGCATTGCACAGGTCGTAACAAAGAAAACACGGTACGTAAACAGCTGAGTAAAAGTTGGCGTTTTCATTGAGTTGCGAGGGGGTGAAGGGGCAACTTACCCAAACCAGGAAATAGACCTCGCCGTTGATAAAACAGTCActttaaagtaattaaactgcAATTACATAGACTTCGGATTTTGTCGGGTTCCTCCACTCTCAACAGAGCTGCTACAAT from Enoplosus armatus isolate fEnoArm2 chromosome 6, fEnoArm2.hap1, whole genome shotgun sequence includes:
- the neil1 gene encoding endonuclease 8-like 1, with protein sequence MPEGPELHLASLYVNKMCNGVVFTGPVRKSEVSKSPDVPFTCEAYCIAATSRGKEVKLTLTPMKSDDPKHRVRAGQADQPMDVVFRFGMSGYFRFTTEDELPKHAHLRFYSKEKPCRVLSFVDARRFGSWQSNGAWQPSRGPCIMFEYQKFRENVVTHLSDRAFDRPICEALLNQKYFNGIGNYLRAEILFRLNIPPFVPARSVLEILESEDLCENDKPVKNEIKDLKTSDMAKQKTEKGETGDLLRLCHTVPLEVVSMGGKGYDPEKADYSDFEAWLQCYYVDGMKSIRDHNGRTMWFKGEPGPMAPKDSKSPKAKKRAKKEDDHDYTDKKKAARSRSGSTTKKKVAERKTVSQTPKKEKNAHPKEAGSKRRKTQEVNTPQHEKKSSARRRKSSSAEPTTAGPQRRSGRVTRQNSK
- the man2c1 gene encoding alpha-mannosidase 2C1 produces the protein MYRQPVLKNRRTLLERAEKFISDIYFRDCNLRGRLYGHSCPLESLTSFLSSKRISFTEASKQNFAPHKVGDTFGPTWWTCWFKVTLKIPESWRGKEVHLLWESDGEAMVWRDEQPVQGLTKEGEKTSYILSDCLKDEEPHSVTLYVEVACNGLFGAGQGSMIAAPDPNRKFSLQKAELVVFNRDVRELLTDFEMLIDIVKELGEGEQRGYQALFIVNEMVNLCDPSDPSSFSKAHSLAHNFFSQRNGQSQHIVHAMGHCHIDSAWLWPYEETIRKCGRSWVTVIRLMEKNPEFVFTCSQAQQFQWVKSWYPGLFSQIQHYIKKGQFIPVGGTWVEMDGNLPSGESMVRQFLEGQRFFKHEFGIHCNEFWLPDTFGYSAQLPQIMQGCGISNFLTQKLSWNLVNTFPHNTFFWEGLDGSKVLTHFPPGNSYEMKGKVEDLVKTVKNNKDKGRANHSAVLYGFGDGGGGPTQLMLDRLHRVQDTDGLPKVHTSSPDELFSRLRADSALLCTWTGELFLELHNGTYTTQAQIKRGNRQCETLLHDIEIASSLALCRDGAFQYPVTKLQELWRLLLLNQFHDVIPGSCIEMVVEDALRYYEDIRSDGATLLHDACGALGSKGNSAGVFNSLPWERHEVIQIQDGAGKPGLALVRVPSIGLSPAKDTKPVAPVSVTVQADGTVLMENGILRTVVNKDGTLASLYLINANREAISDSCHGNQFVMFDDVPLYWDAWDVMDYHLQTRKPVLQVVQPVHVVSSDGLRGSVSFTLRISDKSTITQEIVMDAMCPYIKFNTEVKWAESHKFLKVEFPVRVHSPNATYEIQFGHLQRPTHRNTSWDWARFEVWGHKWADLSEHNFGVALLNDCKYGYSVHRNTMTLSLLRAPKAPDVNADMGTHQFTYAIMPHTGAFQDASVIQCAYNLNFPLRSIQCTPDTVPWSAFSISSAAVILETIKQAEDRKGALVVRLYESHRSSVTATLRTALPVREAWHCDLLETQDPTQPAHITSEGITLKFNPFQIVSLLLIL